Proteins encoded together in one Desulfosporosinus meridiei DSM 13257 window:
- a CDS encoding TetR/AcrR family transcriptional regulator yields the protein MVPTASREEKQTEILKAAIRVFSKHGFDGAKMEYIAKEAGIGKGTVYEYFESKDRLFEEILKFSVDQFRIGLKESMDQGETIEEKILNCSHFLAQFLNHHMEFVHIAMQVKILSEEIRVHHMAAQSIIIEYYKEMLKEAKAKGQLRPDLDDELATCCIMGTLDQFCMQRIFIKPRPLEDKDHQAMVDVILTGLR from the coding sequence ATGGTACCCACGGCGTCGAGAGAAGAAAAACAGACAGAGATCCTTAAAGCTGCAATCCGTGTGTTTTCTAAACACGGCTTCGACGGCGCAAAGATGGAGTATATCGCCAAAGAGGCGGGGATTGGTAAAGGTACAGTCTACGAGTACTTTGAAAGTAAAGATCGCTTATTTGAAGAAATACTCAAATTCAGTGTGGATCAATTTAGAATAGGCTTAAAAGAAAGCATGGATCAGGGGGAAACCATCGAGGAAAAAATTCTCAACTGCTCACACTTCCTCGCCCAGTTTCTAAACCATCATATGGAATTTGTCCATATTGCCATGCAGGTTAAAATCCTTTCTGAGGAAATTCGAGTCCATCACATGGCAGCTCAGTCAATTATCATCGAGTATTACAAAGAGATGCTTAAAGAGGCCAAGGCCAAAGGGCAATTACGGCCTGATCTCGATGACGAATTAGCAACCTGTTGTATCATGGGTACTCTGGATCAATTTTGTATGCAGAGGATTTTTATAAAACCACGACCCTTAGAGGACAAAGATCAT